CTAATCTTATGGCGTTTAATGTCCCTAGGGGTTCGTCTTCTTTCACATATTCTATCTTCAAGCCCTTGTATTCGTTACCGTAGCGTTCTTCGATCTTTTCACTAAGGAAACCTGTTAAAAGGTATACTTTGTTTATATTAGCACTTTTAAAATCGAATAATTGTTTGTCGAGTATGGTGTAACCCTTTTTTATTTCTATGAGAGGCTTTGGTATTTTGTCTGTGAGGGGCTTTAGGCGTTTGCCGAATCCCCCGCAGAGTATCATGCCAACGGTTTTAGCCATTATGGATCACCTCTATATTCTTTCTTATACTTTCACCAAAATCTGATGGGACTATACTATCCACACCGAGGGTTTTGGCATGTGCGTCAAGTTCCGCGACAACATAATCATATCCTAGTTCTTTTAAAGGTTTGACAAGTCTTGGCCCGTCAGTCACTGCCACTGATCTGATATTTAGTCTTTCAATGGGGACTGCGTGGGGGACGCCACTTATAATAGCAAATTCGACTTCTTCTTCTTGGAGGATTTTACCTACTCTTTCCCCTGTGATGGGATATTCGTCTAGTCCACCTGTGAGATAATCGATTTTGATCCCATTTCTTTCGAGTTCGGATTTTATATTCTTTGCGTGTTTTCTTATCCTTGGAAGCCCGATATCATCTCGGAGATTAGCTATTATTAGGGTTTTGGGGTTTAATTGGGGTAGTTTCAGAATGTCTGCGAAAAGGTAGGCTGTCTCTTTTTTTGCATTTAATACCATGGCAACCTTTTCATTATCTTTTAAACTTTCTAAGAATTTGAGGGCGACTTTATCCTTGTCATCACCATGAGATGGTTTTATATACTCTCCTTGTGCCATTCCACGGGTTTTTTCTATCTCAGTGGCCTTTTTAAGCATTTTTATCTGTCTTTCAGCCTCCTTCCAGGTTATCAGACCTGATTTGGCGGCCTCTTCTAATACGATTATAGCCCCTTCTGTGTTGTCTCCTTCACCAAAGCCTCCATGCGATTCTACTGTAAGCACCTTCGCGGATATGTTAGCCTTCTGAACAGCCTCTTTAAGGTCTTCGCCTATTATCATGCTCGCACAAGTCCCCACTACCCCTACAAGTTTGGGAGAGAACATTTTCTCTACTTTTTTCAGAGTCTTTTCCAGTTTCTCATGCGCTCCGAATATGAAATCATTTTCAGACATTGCCGTGGTTAAAACCCTAACACCATCATTTTCAAGAAGTCTGGCAGTTCTGAAGCAACATCCTGTGGGCCCATGTATGATTATCACATCAACGTCAAGATCCCTTAGGGTGTAAAGTGCTGCTGCTATTGGACTAGGCCTTGGATGCAATCATTTCCACCTCTCATTATAATTTTGTTATCTGTGTCCTTGAGGACAAATTTTTTATCCTTTTTAAGATTTGTAAATATTATAGAGTATGAAAATAAAAAATCTTACTCTATCAACTTTT
The Methanothermobacter tenebrarum DNA segment above includes these coding regions:
- the cfbD gene encoding Ni-sirohydrochlorin a,c-diamide reductive cyclase catalytic subunit yields the protein MHPRPSPIAAALYTLRDLDVDVIIIHGPTGCCFRTARLLENDGVRVLTTAMSENDFIFGAHEKLEKTLKKVEKMFSPKLVGVVGTCASMIIGEDLKEAVQKANISAKVLTVESHGGFGEGDNTEGAIIVLEEAAKSGLITWKEAERQIKMLKKATEIEKTRGMAQGEYIKPSHGDDKDKVALKFLESLKDNEKVAMVLNAKKETAYLFADILKLPQLNPKTLIIANLRDDIGLPRIRKHAKNIKSELERNGIKIDYLTGGLDEYPITGERVGKILQEEEVEFAIISGVPHAVPIERLNIRSVAVTDGPRLVKPLKELGYDYVVAELDAHAKTLGVDSIVPSDFGESIRKNIEVIHNG